In one window of Aceticella autotrophica DNA:
- a CDS encoding radical SAM protein has product MTTFEKCNICPHNCNINRKLSKGFCQMSDKIKLAKAYLHKWEEPCISGNNGSGTVFFSGCNLKCVFCQNFKISQENFGKEVTSEELSEIFLNLQKKGAHNINLVSPTIYLPAIKNNIIISKNSGLTIPIVYNSNAYENVSALRALSGLIDIYLPDLKYFEDAVSIKYSKAPGYFKYASKAVLEMFRQVGIPRFDEKGILKRGLIIRHLILPGKIDETKKILKWIKENLPEEIYISLMGQYTPYYKACDFPEINKKISHNEYEDVINYFFDIGLKNGYVQEANCASDKFIPDFDLEGI; this is encoded by the coding sequence ATGACAACATTTGAAAAATGTAATATCTGCCCTCATAATTGTAATATTAACCGCAAGCTAAGCAAAGGCTTCTGCCAAATGTCAGATAAAATAAAACTTGCAAAGGCATACCTTCATAAATGGGAAGAACCCTGCATAAGCGGTAATAATGGTTCTGGCACTGTTTTTTTCAGCGGTTGCAATTTAAAATGCGTATTCTGCCAAAATTTTAAAATAAGTCAGGAAAATTTCGGTAAAGAAGTTACATCGGAAGAATTGTCTGAAATATTTTTGAATTTGCAGAAAAAAGGCGCACATAATATTAATCTTGTTTCACCTACGATATATCTACCAGCTATAAAAAATAACATTATTATTTCAAAAAACTCAGGTTTGACAATACCTATTGTATATAACTCGAATGCATATGAAAATGTCAGTGCATTAAGGGCTCTGAGCGGGTTAATAGATATATACCTTCCTGATTTAAAATATTTTGAAGATGCCGTTTCAATAAAATATTCAAAAGCACCAGGATACTTCAAATATGCATCTAAGGCTGTTTTAGAAATGTTCCGTCAGGTTGGTATTCCACGATTCGATGAAAAGGGCATACTTAAGAGGGGATTGATCATAAGACATTTAATACTGCCCGGAAAAATCGACGAAACAAAGAAAATACTTAAATGGATAAAAGAAAACCTGCCGGAAGAAATATATATAAGTTTAATGGGGCAATACACCCCGTATTACAAGGCATGTGATTTCCCTGAGATAAATAAAAAAATATCCCATAATGAATATGAAGATGTAATAAACTATTTCTTTGATATAGGACTCAAAAACGGATATGTTCAGGAAGCC
- a CDS encoding radical SAM protein has product MNLLDPIVGGIVNYIDKDPEKNLDSIANLMSKVAILPDHKEQIESVRRFLHNKDNNWYKFTMKGLKNIDKNIIKKLVLNFFINCNFKGIPKQREMAERLGVSVPWAILIDPTEACNLRCVGCWAGDYEPHNLSNEVLDRVLTEAEQLGIYFVVMSGGEPTVRWKDIVKLAEKHNNQVFLLFTNGTLIDEKVAQDVKRVGNITFAISIDGFKESTDARRGEGTFDKVMHSMDILRENGVLFGYSTTYTRKNTEEVGSDAFVDMLINKGAYFGWYFTYIPIGKDVDYQFMATADQRKYMYERANYIRENKELFAIDFWNDGEYSGGCIAGGRRYLHINAAGEVEPCAFIHYSNVNINDVSLKEALQSPIMKSYQKRQPFNANMLRPCPLIDNPEKLLEIVNESGAHSTQIHDDSDIRKTVDELKKVADKWGNVADDIWEKKYQNAKEA; this is encoded by the coding sequence ATGAATTTGCTTGACCCTATTGTTGGCGGTATTGTAAATTATATTGATAAGGATCCGGAAAAAAATCTTGACAGCATTGCAAACCTAATGTCAAAAGTCGCTATATTACCAGACCATAAGGAACAGATAGAAAGCGTAAGAAGGTTTCTACATAATAAAGACAACAACTGGTATAAATTCACAATGAAAGGGCTTAAAAATATTGATAAAAATATTATCAAAAAATTAGTTTTGAATTTCTTTATAAATTGTAATTTCAAAGGTATTCCAAAGCAAAGGGAGATGGCGGAAAGGCTGGGGGTATCAGTACCATGGGCAATTTTAATTGATCCTACTGAGGCATGTAATTTAAGATGTGTAGGATGTTGGGCTGGTGATTATGAACCACACAATCTTTCAAATGAAGTCCTTGATAGGGTTTTAACCGAGGCAGAACAACTTGGAATTTATTTTGTTGTTATGTCCGGTGGAGAACCAACCGTACGTTGGAAGGATATCGTTAAATTAGCTGAGAAGCATAATAATCAGGTATTTCTTCTTTTTACAAATGGAACCTTGATTGATGAGAAGGTTGCTCAAGATGTTAAACGTGTAGGGAATATTACCTTTGCAATAAGTATTGATGGATTTAAAGAATCTACAGATGCAAGGCGTGGCGAAGGTACCTTTGATAAAGTAATGCATTCAATGGATATATTGCGGGAAAATGGTGTGCTGTTTGGATATTCAACCACGTATACAAGAAAAAATACTGAGGAAGTCGGCAGCGATGCCTTTGTGGATATGCTTATAAATAAAGGAGCTTATTTTGGCTGGTATTTCACATATATACCAATTGGCAAGGATGTAGATTATCAATTTATGGCGACAGCAGACCAGAGAAAGTACATGTATGAAAGAGCCAATTATATAAGAGAAAATAAGGAGCTTTTTGCGATAGATTTCTGGAATGATGGGGAGTATAGCGGTGGATGTATAGCAGGAGGCAGAAGATATCTGCATATAAATGCAGCTGGTGAAGTTGAGCCATGTGCGTTTATACATTACTCTAATGTTAATATAAATGATGTAAGTCTTAAAGAAGCGTTACAGTCACCTATTATGAAATCATATCAGAAAAGGCAGCCATTTAATGCAAATATGTTAAGACCATGTCCGCTTATAGACAATCCGGAAAAGCTACTGGAGATTGTAAATGAATCAGGTGCGCATAGCACACAAATTCACGATGATTCTGATATACGTAAAACCGTTGACGAATTAAAGAAGGTTGCTGATAAATGGGGTAATGTTGCTGATGACATATGGGAAAAGAAATATCAAAATGCAAAAGAAGCTTGA
- a CDS encoding helix-turn-helix domain-containing protein → MALTKRKLEFLKILIKLYEKNNNPVHYMDVAEAIGVSKWTAYDILNELEKLGYVQREYYVSAEKTQGRSLLMYVPDKSAYDFFDADYANEWDSIKKDLFNSLKRFDGKKTLGNIMKEISHNDKPLNFCAYILTTLMLNIKILDLVSINNVRNSLLMASPDSSLIFFTGVVMGILLNHRFKDDIQKIIEIVGIFHENVKKLNTDEKQLLNNFLTESLKEVSNPV, encoded by the coding sequence GTGGCATTGACTAAAAGAAAATTAGAGTTTTTAAAGATATTAATTAAATTATATGAGAAAAATAATAATCCGGTTCATTATATGGATGTAGCCGAAGCAATAGGGGTCAGTAAATGGACTGCTTATGACATATTAAATGAACTTGAGAAACTGGGGTATGTCCAAAGGGAATATTATGTAAGTGCAGAGAAAACACAAGGCAGGTCCCTGCTTATGTATGTACCGGATAAAAGCGCATATGATTTTTTTGATGCCGACTATGCAAATGAATGGGACTCCATTAAAAAAGATTTATTTAATTCTTTAAAGAGGTTTGATGGGAAAAAGACCTTGGGAAATATAATGAAGGAAATATCTCATAACGATAAACCTTTAAACTTTTGTGCATATATTTTAACAACTTTAATGCTTAACATTAAGATTTTAGATTTAGTTTCAATAAACAATGTAAGAAATTCCTTATTGATGGCATCTCCTGATTCTTCCCTTATTTTTTTCACTGGGGTTGTTATGGGGATTTTATTGAACCATAGATTTAAAGATGATATACAAAAAATTATAGAAATAGTCGGTATTTTTCACGAGAATGTGAAAAAACTCAATACCGATGAGAAACAACTTTTAAATAATTTTTTAACAGAAAGTTTGAAAGAGGTTTCCAATCCTGTGTAG